Proteins encoded together in one Candidatus Xianfuyuplasma coldseepsis window:
- a CDS encoding TIGR02206 family membrane protein: protein MTSYLLITKNEKLFQNIFFVMLIGATMALITPGIEDRLGFPHYRYFQFFISHGLIVINFTVLLFVYNWQKNIRYRMLLHNFASLLVIALVLLVINIITGGNYMYLMAKPGEGTAFDLFGVWPWYLVNIFFFGIPVFFHLFYLPFFVRDYRRHKRALV, encoded by the coding sequence ATGACATCGTATTTATTAATCACAAAAAACGAGAAACTATTTCAAAACATCTTCTTTGTGATGTTGATTGGGGCAACGATGGCGTTGATTACACCGGGAATTGAAGACCGTTTGGGGTTTCCTCACTATCGCTATTTCCAATTTTTCATATCCCACGGGTTGATTGTTATTAACTTCACAGTATTACTATTTGTCTATAACTGGCAGAAGAATATTCGTTATCGTATGTTACTCCATAACTTTGCATCGTTATTGGTAATTGCACTCGTCTTATTAGTAATTAATATCATTACTGGTGGAAACTATATGTACCTCATGGCCAAGCCAGGAGAAGGCACCGCATTTGATTTATTTGGCGTATGGCCCTGGTATTTAGTGAACATCTTCTTCTTTGGAATTCCCGTCTTTTTCCACCTATTTTATCTTCCTTTCTTTGTTAGAGATTATCGTCGACATAAACGAGCATTGGTGTAA
- a CDS encoding pyroglutamyl-peptidase I — protein sequence MNIVITGFGSFLSNDQNPTKKILSMLPSSIDGHRVIPLELPVRFDTCFEPLKHAIDTVDPEIIIMLGLAGGRTAIAPERIAINRNDSKHPDNDGRKPQNQSIIESGENAYFSTLPIDSFVTELEAKDIPCKISNTAGLYVCNNVFYHTMHYLKQKSKLAKAGFIHVPFMDEQNKPKEAFSLPLETIYNGIMLCIKVTIRKEMGL from the coding sequence ATGAACATCGTTATCACGGGTTTTGGGTCGTTCTTATCGAATGATCAAAACCCGACGAAGAAAATCCTATCGATGCTACCATCATCAATCGATGGTCATCGAGTCATTCCGCTTGAGTTACCAGTACGTTTTGATACCTGTTTTGAACCACTTAAACATGCCATTGATACGGTTGATCCAGAGATTATCATCATGCTTGGACTTGCGGGAGGACGAACGGCGATTGCCCCTGAACGAATCGCGATCAATAGAAACGATTCGAAACACCCCGATAACGATGGACGTAAACCACAGAATCAATCCATTATAGAAAGTGGAGAAAATGCTTATTTTTCCACCTTGCCAATCGATTCATTTGTCACAGAGTTAGAAGCAAAGGATATTCCCTGCAAGATATCAAACACAGCGGGACTCTATGTCTGTAACAATGTGTTCTATCACACAATGCATTATTTAAAACAAAAAAGTAAATTAGCAAAAGCCGGGTTTATTCATGTACCTTTCATGGATGAACAAAACAAACCAAAGGAGGCATTCAGTCTCCCCTTAGAAACCATATATAATGGAATTATGTTATGTATTAAAGTCACGATACGAAAGGAAATGGGATTATGA
- a CDS encoding rod shape-determining protein translates to MAEKYGLGIDLGTANLLVFLEKKGIIFNEPSVIAFDRESGQIVAAGKDAHKMLGKVHDKISVIKPLKSGVISDMKAAKALLTYVLQEVENLTEKDLTNTSCVMCCPSEVTKIERDIISELAMNMGISDVLIDEEIKAAALGANLDIFQSKGIMMVDIGGGTTDVGVLSFGDIVLSRTIRMAGNYIDTELAKLVKQNDKVEIGELTSENAKIELADLRKDAKLKVNRYAGRDIVRGIPKWVDISSTDVKQVLEPTYDEVVKLISAVLKDTPPELSADIFEHGIYLTGGGSLIKGVEEYISDRIKVPVKVVHNPLTCVAEGSKYLLKNRGDYLVNPLKL, encoded by the coding sequence ATGGCAGAAAAATATGGATTAGGTATTGATCTCGGTACCGCAAATTTACTGGTGTTCCTCGAGAAAAAAGGAATCATCTTTAATGAACCTAGCGTGATTGCCTTTGATCGTGAGAGTGGCCAGATTGTTGCAGCTGGTAAAGACGCTCACAAAATGCTGGGAAAAGTACATGATAAAATCAGTGTGATTAAGCCACTAAAAAGTGGTGTCATCAGTGATATGAAAGCCGCCAAGGCATTACTAACATATGTATTACAGGAAGTGGAAAACCTGACCGAAAAAGATTTGACAAACACCTCTTGTGTGATGTGTTGTCCAAGTGAGGTTACCAAAATCGAACGAGACATCATCAGTGAACTGGCCATGAACATGGGTATTTCCGATGTCTTAATCGATGAAGAAATCAAGGCAGCTGCTCTGGGTGCCAACCTCGATATCTTTCAATCAAAAGGGATCATGATGGTTGACATCGGCGGGGGTACAACGGATGTCGGTGTATTATCCTTTGGAGATATTGTGTTATCCCGGACGATCCGCATGGCAGGAAATTACATCGACACCGAGCTCGCCAAACTCGTCAAACAAAACGACAAAGTTGAAATTGGGGAGTTGACAAGTGAAAACGCCAAAATTGAACTTGCTGATTTGCGCAAAGACGCAAAATTAAAAGTGAATCGCTACGCCGGACGTGACATTGTCCGTGGTATTCCAAAATGGGTTGATATTTCTAGTACCGATGTCAAACAAGTACTAGAACCGACCTACGATGAAGTCGTCAAACTCATTTCTGCAGTCTTAAAGGACACTCCACCGGAATTATCGGCTGATATTTTCGAACATGGAATCTATCTAACCGGTGGTGGAAGTCTAATCAAAGGTGTCGAGGAATACATCAGTGATCGCATCAAAGTACCGGTAAAAGTTGTCCATAATCCGCTTACATGTGTAGCGGAAGGCTCCAAGTATTTACTAAAAAATCGCGGTGATTATTTAGTGAATCCATTGAAACTATAA
- a CDS encoding rod shape-determining protein, translating to MANKTNKKYIKIGVDLGTANLLVYVDGEGIIFNEPSVIAMEYASNDVIATGFNAARMIGRGHHGIKIVSPLNQGVISDMDAAKKLIEIAVHKAETIDVNLQTSTLLICCPSEVTQIERDALIDLAHNLGVPDVFIEEEVKAGGIGAGLDIYDSVGSMVIDIGGGSTDIGVLSLGDIVVSESIRIAGNYLDQEIINYLQYEKGILIGKKTAQRIKEEIGTLRQEIVEEKETYANGRDIVTGLPRRITVTQTEVRDIFVEPFRAIANAVLKVLQNTPPELSADIIKSGMLVNGGCALIDGVDEFLFNEIGLDVHIAKNPLTAIVEGTKVLLQNRGNYYVKPVD from the coding sequence GTGGCTAATAAAACCAATAAAAAATACATCAAAATCGGCGTCGATCTCGGTACCGCGAACCTACTCGTCTATGTTGATGGTGAAGGAATCATCTTTAATGAACCAAGTGTTATCGCGATGGAATACGCATCCAACGATGTCATCGCAACCGGCTTTAACGCGGCCCGTATGATCGGCCGTGGCCATCATGGTATTAAAATCGTTAGTCCTTTGAATCAAGGGGTTATTAGCGATATGGATGCGGCGAAGAAATTGATTGAAATCGCTGTTCATAAAGCGGAAACGATCGATGTGAATTTACAAACGTCGACATTGCTCATCTGTTGTCCAAGTGAAGTGACCCAGATTGAACGCGATGCCCTCATTGATCTCGCCCATAATCTTGGCGTACCGGACGTCTTTATCGAAGAAGAAGTCAAAGCCGGAGGCATTGGCGCTGGTCTTGATATATACGATAGTGTCGGATCCATGGTAATTGATATTGGCGGAGGGTCCACCGACATCGGTGTCCTCAGTCTAGGAGACATTGTTGTGAGTGAATCGATTCGCATCGCCGGGAATTACTTAGATCAAGAAATCATTAATTACTTACAGTATGAAAAAGGAATACTAATCGGTAAGAAAACCGCGCAACGTATCAAAGAAGAAATCGGAACGTTGCGGCAAGAAATAGTTGAAGAGAAAGAAACCTATGCCAACGGACGCGACATTGTCACCGGTTTACCACGACGCATTACGGTAACGCAAACAGAAGTTCGAGACATCTTTGTCGAACCGTTCCGTGCCATTGCCAATGCTGTTCTTAAAGTGTTGCAAAACACCCCACCAGAGTTATCCGCAGATATTATTAAAAGTGGAATGCTTGTCAACGGTGGCTGTGCCCTTATCGATGGTGTAGATGAATTTCTATTCAACGAAATCGGACTGGATGTTCACATCGCCAAAAACCCACTTACTGCGATTGTGGAAGGAACGAAAGTACTACTGCAAAATCGAGGAAATTACTACGTGAAACCCGTTGATTAA
- a CDS encoding alpha/beta fold hydrolase, producing the protein MTLEQFEVKGKNNLTLKGICVLPKKDPKAIIQIFHGMGEHKNRYIPFMQFMADHGYALYAHDHRKHGESVTEEDGYGIFESTDTWYDVLDDCYSVSRKILKDFPGKKLIIMGHSMGSVIAREFIAKNPLVPQAAIIMGTVPVMTPMKAFVPKTLANIIGLFKGKKRSPFLAGVVNKPLIATYENPRTPFDWLTHDESIVDQYIEDPLCGYAYSAQFYKEFIGALATVNKSSLIMRTKDIPILFISGIEDPVGEMGEGVKTIYELYNGHGYTNLTLKLIENARHEVLNEINKNITYEEILVWCDAAIV; encoded by the coding sequence ATGACACTAGAACAATTTGAAGTAAAAGGTAAAAATAATCTTACGTTAAAAGGCATATGTGTACTGCCGAAAAAAGACCCGAAAGCAATCATCCAAATTTTCCACGGAATGGGCGAACATAAAAATCGCTATATTCCCTTTATGCAGTTTATGGCAGATCATGGATACGCACTGTATGCCCATGATCATCGCAAACATGGTGAAAGTGTAACCGAAGAAGATGGCTATGGTATTTTTGAATCCACCGATACGTGGTACGATGTATTGGATGACTGCTACAGTGTATCGCGAAAAATCCTGAAAGATTTTCCGGGTAAGAAGTTGATTATTATGGGACACTCCATGGGAAGCGTAATTGCCCGTGAGTTCATTGCGAAAAATCCCTTGGTACCACAAGCGGCCATCATTATGGGAACCGTTCCTGTGATGACACCGATGAAAGCATTTGTACCCAAGACCCTGGCCAATATTATTGGACTCTTCAAAGGAAAAAAACGCAGTCCATTTCTTGCCGGTGTTGTGAATAAACCATTGATCGCGACCTATGAAAATCCACGAACACCATTTGATTGGTTAACCCACGATGAATCAATTGTCGATCAGTACATTGAAGATCCACTTTGTGGTTACGCCTATAGCGCACAATTCTATAAAGAATTTATCGGCGCATTGGCAACTGTCAATAAGTCCAGTTTAATTATGCGCACCAAAGACATCCCGATTCTCTTTATCAGTGGTATCGAAGATCCTGTTGGTGAGATGGGTGAAGGTGTCAAAACAATCTATGAGTTGTATAACGGACACGGATATACAAACCTAACACTCAAACTCATTGAGAACGCTCGTCATGAAGTTCTAAACGAAATAAACAAAAATATAACATACGAGGAAATCCTTGTATGGTGCGATGCAGCCATTGTGTAA
- a CDS encoding DNA alkylation repair protein has translation MTYEQVLQQLQQFGTAQNRKIYTNHGCDIPVFGVSMANLKKILKPIKKDTKLGKELFFSDNMDAIYLSQWIVDINELTTEDLEDRILYSNYYLLIENAIPTIIGQSAVRTTEILNKWLHHEEPRFRQSAYALYGLYVSSTPDEKLNIDEITNELHYIKENIHQEENRVRYQMNQFVISVGAYIKSLFEVAMDTANAIGTVSVQMGKTACKVPFAPEYLEKIESMNRVGTKRKR, from the coding sequence ATGACATATGAACAAGTCCTACAACAATTACAGCAATTTGGAACCGCACAAAATCGAAAAATATATACCAATCATGGATGTGACATTCCAGTGTTTGGTGTGAGTATGGCCAATTTAAAAAAGATACTCAAACCGATCAAAAAAGATACAAAATTAGGAAAAGAACTATTCTTCAGCGACAATATGGATGCGATATATTTGTCGCAATGGATCGTTGATATTAATGAATTGACCACTGAGGATTTAGAGGATCGTATTCTATATAGTAATTACTATTTATTAATTGAAAATGCCATCCCGACAATCATCGGCCAATCAGCAGTTAGAACCACTGAGATTCTCAATAAATGGTTGCACCATGAAGAACCCCGTTTTCGTCAATCGGCGTACGCACTATATGGACTATATGTAAGTAGTACTCCCGATGAGAAGCTGAACATTGATGAAATTACGAATGAACTTCACTATATTAAAGAGAATATCCATCAAGAAGAAAACCGTGTTCGATACCAAATGAATCAATTTGTCATTTCTGTCGGTGCCTATATTAAATCGCTATTTGAAGTAGCGATGGATACGGCGAATGCCATAGGAACCGTCTCTGTTCAGATGGGTAAGACCGCCTGTAAAGTCCCATTTGCCCCAGAATACTTAGAGAAAATTGAATCGATGAATCGCGTTGGTACAAAGCGTAAACGATGA
- a CDS encoding ABC transporter ATP-binding protein has product MKHAIKVQNLSKSYDDVKAVKNISFTVERDTFFAFLGPNGAGKSTTINIISTLLEPNQGNIEVLGYTLGKDDMKIRELIGVVFQTAMLDDLLTVRENLSIRASFYNIHKEEFITRLNEIDAYLNIMGFVDQRYGELSGGQRRKADIARALFNWPEILILDEPTTGLDPKSRKDIWRLISKLRDEKEITIFLTTHYMEEVVDANKIVVIDEGEIVAEGSSEELRLQYSSDRVKIIPKNGLEERLQKDSVPFYKVNDLINIELDSCFEGLDIIETYKDYISEFEILRGDMDDVFVNITGRKLGDE; this is encoded by the coding sequence ATGAAGCACGCAATTAAGGTTCAGAACCTTTCAAAATCCTACGATGATGTAAAAGCTGTTAAAAACATTAGTTTCACGGTAGAGAGGGATACGTTCTTTGCTTTTTTAGGTCCCAATGGAGCAGGGAAGAGTACAACCATCAACATCATTTCAACCCTCTTAGAGCCCAATCAAGGAAACATTGAAGTATTGGGATATACCCTTGGGAAAGACGATATGAAGATTCGGGAACTAATCGGAGTAGTGTTTCAAACCGCGATGTTGGATGATTTATTAACGGTTCGGGAAAACCTCTCGATTCGTGCGTCGTTTTATAATATCCATAAAGAGGAATTTATTACGCGTCTCAATGAGATTGATGCATATTTAAACATTATGGGTTTTGTCGATCAACGTTATGGGGAGTTGAGTGGAGGCCAACGCCGCAAGGCGGATATTGCTCGGGCGTTATTCAACTGGCCAGAGATTTTGATCTTAGATGAACCTACAACAGGACTTGATCCCAAAAGCCGAAAAGATATCTGGCGCTTAATATCAAAGCTCCGTGATGAGAAAGAAATCACGATTTTCCTTACGACACACTACATGGAAGAAGTTGTCGATGCGAATAAAATCGTCGTGATCGATGAAGGGGAAATAGTTGCCGAAGGAAGTAGTGAAGAACTACGGTTACAATATTCCAGTGATCGCGTCAAAATCATTCCGAAAAACGGACTGGAAGAACGACTACAAAAAGACAGTGTACCTTTTTATAAGGTTAACGACCTAATCAATATTGAGCTGGATTCGTGTTTTGAAGGACTCGATATTATTGAAACCTATAAGGACTACATCTCCGAATTTGAGATTTTACGTGGGGATATGGATGACGTCTTTGTCAATATTACCGGACGAAAGTTGGGTGATGAATAA
- a CDS encoding rod shape-determining protein, translated as MSEKPKGSFNVGVDLGTSNLLIYVEGRGTIFNEPSYIAVDKATKQVVSVGFDAAELVGKVHDKVEVVKPLQGGVISDVSMIREILNFTFDQLFVNSSQQINKLLICIPSEITETEKAAILQLGEELGIDDTKIDEEIKAAAIGSGVDIYTPSGHLVVDLGGGTTDFGVLSLGDVVLSKSIKVAGDYFDKQISDYVKEKHKLEIGPQTAEKAKIALASLTGDMPKDESGKPLTFDVMGRDLVSGLPKKVTLEASEIRTILLDAFEAVKATLIATLETTPPELAGDLVDNGIIVTGGGAKIKGIKDYIEQATNVEVHISPTPLTDVVDGTKKLLKINKNHYFGEF; from the coding sequence ATGAGTGAGAAACCAAAAGGATCATTCAACGTTGGCGTGGATCTCGGAACCTCAAACCTTCTAATTTATGTCGAAGGACGAGGAACGATCTTCAACGAACCATCCTACATTGCTGTTGACAAGGCAACGAAACAAGTTGTATCTGTCGGATTTGATGCAGCCGAACTGGTTGGTAAGGTACACGACAAAGTTGAAGTGGTGAAACCACTGCAAGGTGGTGTCATCAGTGATGTGAGCATGATTCGCGAGATCTTAAATTTTACATTTGATCAACTATTCGTGAACAGTTCACAACAAATTAACAAGTTGTTGATTTGTATCCCATCCGAAATCACCGAAACCGAAAAAGCTGCGATTTTGCAGCTCGGTGAAGAGCTTGGTATAGACGATACCAAAATTGATGAGGAAATCAAAGCAGCAGCGATTGGTAGTGGTGTGGACATCTACACCCCAAGTGGACATCTTGTTGTCGACCTTGGTGGTGGAACAACCGATTTCGGTGTTCTAAGTTTAGGTGACGTCGTCCTATCGAAAAGTATCAAAGTAGCTGGGGATTACTTTGATAAACAAATTAGTGATTATGTCAAAGAGAAACACAAACTTGAAATTGGACCCCAAACGGCTGAAAAAGCTAAAATTGCGCTGGCTAGTTTAACGGGGGACATGCCCAAAGACGAATCAGGTAAACCACTGACATTCGACGTCATGGGACGTGATCTCGTCAGTGGGTTACCCAAGAAAGTAACACTCGAAGCATCAGAAATTCGGACGATTCTATTGGATGCATTCGAAGCCGTAAAAGCAACACTAATTGCAACGCTTGAAACCACGCCCCCAGAACTTGCGGGTGACTTGGTTGATAATGGCATCATCGTCACCGGTGGTGGCGCAAAAATCAAAGGCATCAAAGACTATATCGAACAGGCAACCAATGTAGAGGTTCATATTTCTCCGACCCCGTTAACCGATGTGGTAGACGGAACGAAGAAATTGTTAAAAATCAATAAAAACCACTACTTTGGTGAGTTTTAG
- the cls gene encoding cardiolipin synthase, protein MNFSFKRNLWVTIILVIAILSRIGFEFAIRIFNEEFIVTEFFNVTFRYSTTFLALLIWIRIVIKSEYSISKLPWLILLAVEPFTGLFLFLTFGRDYRESNRYHDHPLAMDGRYLVHEPTTDFELYEYQDIDSEVTDIYKTAFNMTKHHAYLNDSKATVLKNGDRFYPTLIQALQEAESFIFMQFFIIRTDTTGKRILDILAKKANEGVEVKLLYDAVGSVFLHKKYIQSLAASGVTIAKIDPIQFGFFDTRVNYRNHRKITIIDGTKGFIGGMNLADEYWNKSRKYPPFRDTQLLLEGHVLNSLTALFARDWYYATEEFIQDKRYYDAPLIHEGGMIQIIPSGPDFKYPPIRNVYVKMINNAKQSIKIMTPYMALDHELVTSLIIAARGGVEVSIIVPGKPDKKYIYEITRSFFEELLAEGIKIYTYPDTFTHAKVFIIDDNIASCGTYNLDNRSARINFEATALLFKQGVDDLVADYELDRSKANLIDRDKWSKRNIVVRLYEGLISLFAPLV, encoded by the coding sequence ATGAATTTCAGTTTTAAACGTAATCTGTGGGTTACCATTATCTTGGTAATCGCTATCTTATCACGTATCGGATTTGAATTTGCCATCCGTATTTTTAACGAGGAATTCATTGTCACCGAATTTTTTAATGTGACCTTTCGCTATTCCACAACCTTCTTAGCCTTATTAATTTGGATTCGAATTGTAATCAAGAGTGAATACTCCATCTCGAAACTACCGTGGTTGATTCTACTTGCTGTCGAACCTTTCACTGGACTATTCTTGTTTCTTACCTTTGGACGGGATTACCGTGAAAGTAATCGATACCACGATCATCCACTTGCCATGGACGGTCGGTATCTTGTCCACGAACCCACAACCGATTTTGAACTCTATGAGTATCAAGATATTGATTCAGAAGTTACCGATATCTACAAGACCGCTTTTAATATGACCAAACATCATGCCTATTTAAATGATTCTAAAGCAACCGTTCTAAAGAATGGTGATCGATTCTATCCCACCTTAATACAAGCGTTGCAAGAGGCGGAATCCTTTATCTTCATGCAGTTTTTTATCATCCGTACCGATACAACCGGTAAACGAATCCTTGATATTCTTGCTAAAAAAGCAAACGAAGGCGTCGAAGTAAAATTGTTATACGATGCCGTTGGTAGTGTATTTCTGCACAAGAAATACATTCAATCATTGGCCGCTAGTGGTGTCACCATCGCCAAGATCGATCCAATCCAGTTTGGATTCTTTGATACCAGGGTGAATTACCGTAACCATCGCAAAATCACAATTATCGATGGTACAAAAGGATTCATTGGGGGAATGAACTTAGCTGATGAATACTGGAATAAATCACGCAAGTATCCTCCATTTCGCGATACGCAATTACTTTTAGAAGGTCATGTACTAAACTCCCTTACCGCACTATTTGCCAGAGATTGGTACTATGCAACAGAAGAGTTCATTCAAGACAAACGGTACTATGATGCCCCCCTTATCCATGAAGGAGGAATGATTCAAATTATTCCCAGTGGACCTGATTTTAAATATCCCCCAATCCGTAACGTCTATGTGAAAATGATTAATAACGCGAAACAATCAATCAAAATCATGACCCCCTATATGGCACTTGACCACGAACTGGTTACCTCGCTCATAATAGCCGCACGAGGTGGCGTTGAAGTATCGATTATAGTCCCGGGAAAACCCGATAAAAAGTACATTTATGAAATTACGAGAAGCTTCTTTGAGGAACTCCTTGCTGAAGGTATCAAAATCTATACCTATCCCGATACGTTCACCCATGCCAAAGTATTCATCATCGATGACAATATCGCTTCATGTGGAACCTATAATTTAGATAATCGCAGCGCTCGAATCAACTTTGAAGCCACCGCATTGCTCTTCAAGCAAGGCGTCGACGATTTGGTTGCGGATTACGAGTTAGACCGCTCAAAAGCGAATCTGATTGATCGTGATAAGTGGTCGAAGCGAAACATCGTTGTTCGCTTATACGAGGGCTTAATATCACTTTTCGCACCACTTGTTTAA
- a CDS encoding ABC transporter permease: MTILWQLVIRNLKLYLRDRAAVFFSFLSVIIILAMYILFLGKMQVDNLSSAYDGIDGIDWLVATWIMAGIVTVSCVTVPLGALGKLIDDRADNIINDFYTSPINRNTLALSYLMSAWVIGFIMVMLNFVIGQVYVLSQGGEFLSLLQYAQMLGLMMLIIMTFSIFFFYLSLFIRTQNAWGLLNTLIGTFIGFLGGIYIPIGVLGDNVATVMNLLPTAHAVTIVRQVYMAKAIDFVFDGVPIEHYNNYAQLYGVSITINGYEMQNWQMIVSLIVFMVIFYVLTILKLRNTKL; encoded by the coding sequence ATGACGATTTTGTGGCAACTCGTAATTCGCAATTTAAAACTGTACTTACGTGACCGCGCTGCGGTATTCTTTAGTTTTTTGAGTGTTATCATTATCCTTGCAATGTATATATTATTCCTTGGTAAAATGCAAGTCGATAATCTCAGTAGTGCCTACGACGGCATTGATGGCATCGACTGGTTAGTAGCTACGTGGATTATGGCTGGGATTGTTACCGTTAGTTGTGTTACCGTACCTCTTGGTGCCCTTGGAAAACTAATTGATGATCGTGCGGATAACATCATCAATGACTTTTACACCTCACCAATCAATCGGAACACCTTAGCACTCAGTTATTTAATGAGTGCATGGGTGATTGGATTTATCATGGTGATGTTGAATTTCGTGATTGGACAAGTGTATGTTTTGTCTCAAGGTGGCGAATTTTTAAGTCTATTGCAATATGCACAGATGCTGGGGTTGATGATGTTAATTATTATGACCTTTAGTATTTTCTTCTTCTATTTATCACTGTTCATCCGCACCCAAAATGCCTGGGGTCTATTAAATACACTAATCGGAACATTTATTGGATTCTTAGGAGGAATCTATATCCCCATTGGTGTCCTTGGCGATAACGTTGCCACTGTGATGAATCTACTACCTACTGCCCATGCCGTAACAATTGTCCGTCAGGTCTATATGGCAAAAGCCATTGATTTTGTCTTTGATGGGGTACCCATTGAACATTACAACAACTACGCTCAGTTATACGGTGTCAGCATCACCATCAATGGCTATGAAATGCAGAACTGGCAAATGATTGTATCATTGATTGTATTCATGGTTATTTTCTATGTTCTAACGATTCTGAAATTACGAAATACAAAATTATAA
- a CDS encoding EAL domain-containing protein produces the protein MIKNRKVYLGLLVVLFWIVINSILTDNLMMMILSILGIVLVIIQIRVNEDIKLVIVKNKIKRKYMNKDMHNYYVMFLEITNLSTFSQFYDMTLHDRLVHDVHHILQKLFAQRVYLYNTHQFVIVHEFQHTTVINQRLRNEEQQRMLAYVYRKLSSHKFTGERPDVFYHIKLKAGTGSMGIRGDYNTITDMIQLAYFTMLQAKQTTVNYLVATEETRLIKTDMDEFNQELEKGLEYDEIVPYFLPIIHPGTMKVIGCESLLRWEKNEYRIIEAAKFKQVAMEKNLFEQLDQTIITKSFQSYQKWLQDDLIDDDFKMTINVGMQTLNYLHASSLIKLAQTYGINPSNIEIDISEHEMSNLDTLDVIVKLKDAGFSVAMDAFQANNQILELLSRMPIDTLKLDRHLLPTTEDDIDRIKFYKLIIKLSQVLGYKIMAKGVENKIQLELAKELQVNYIQGYYITPPLNDMRIRGFLNKYHRSILE, from the coding sequence ATGATTAAAAACCGTAAGGTCTATCTTGGCCTTCTCGTGGTATTGTTCTGGATCGTCATCAACTCCATCCTCACAGATAACCTCATGATGATGATCCTCAGCATCCTCGGTATCGTTCTTGTCATCATTCAAATCCGTGTCAACGAAGATATCAAACTCGTCATTGTCAAAAACAAAATCAAACGGAAATACATGAATAAAGACATGCACAATTACTACGTCATGTTCCTAGAAATCACCAATCTCTCTACCTTTAGTCAGTTCTATGACATGACCTTACATGATCGATTGGTCCATGACGTACACCACATCCTGCAAAAACTATTTGCCCAACGTGTCTACTTATACAACACCCACCAGTTTGTCATTGTGCATGAATTTCAACATACAACCGTCATTAACCAACGATTACGGAATGAAGAACAACAACGGATGCTTGCTTATGTCTATCGTAAACTCTCCAGTCATAAATTTACTGGCGAACGTCCCGATGTCTTCTATCATATCAAACTCAAAGCAGGAACGGGATCGATGGGAATCCGCGGTGATTACAACACGATTACCGACATGATTCAGCTCGCGTATTTCACGATGCTACAAGCTAAACAAACAACAGTGAACTACCTTGTTGCAACCGAAGAAACGCGGTTGATCAAAACCGATATGGATGAGTTCAATCAAGAGCTCGAAAAGGGATTGGAATACGATGAAATTGTACCGTATTTTCTACCGATTATTCACCCCGGTACAATGAAAGTCATCGGCTGTGAAAGTCTACTCCGTTGGGAAAAGAATGAGTATCGCATTATTGAAGCCGCCAAATTTAAACAAGTAGCTATGGAAAAAAACTTGTTTGAACAACTCGATCAAACGATTATCACAAAATCCTTTCAAAGTTACCAAAAATGGTTACAAGATGATCTGATTGACGACGACTTCAAGATGACAATAAACGTCGGTATGCAAACACTGAACTACCTCCATGCATCCTCACTAATTAAACTTGCTCAAACCTATGGTATTAACCCAAGTAACATCGAAATCGATATCTCGGAGCACGAGATGTCAAATCTCGATACCCTCGATGTTATCGTCAAGTTGAAAGACGCTGGGTTCAGTGTTGCAATGGATGCATTTCAGGCAAACAATCAAATCCTAGAGTTGTTAAGTCGGATGCCGATTGACACATTAAAACTCGATCGTCATCTCCTCCCAACCACTGAAGACGATATCGACCGAATCAAATTTTACAAATTAATCATAAAACTATCGCAAGTTCTCGGATACAAAATCATGGCGAAAGGAGTTGAGAATAAGATTCAATTGGAACTTGCCAAAGAATTACAAGTAAATTATATTCAAGGGTACTACATCACCCCACCTCTAAACGATATGAGAATCCGTGGATTCTTGAATAAATATCATCGTAGTATCCTTGAGTAA